The Quercus robur chromosome 3, dhQueRobu3.1, whole genome shotgun sequence DNA segment taacaacaatttatagcataataacatattaccagtaaattttatttatttcaatcaacctaaacaaataaaaaccaataaaattatGGTATATAACACCAATAACCTAGAGGTCAGAGGTCAGTTCGTGCTTTGTGTTTTTCAGGGAAAAGATGGAGAGGTTGAGAGAGagttgaagaagaagcagaTATCTTTGATTTTGCACGGGTTCAACATTAATCAAAACCAATTatccaaatacctaaattaaagaaaatcaaaccaaatacaaataccTAAATCtaagataataaaaattaaaatacttgaATCTCCTAACCTAaggaaataaatattacaagAGAATGATCTATGTATATGAAAGTCTGTCGGTCGTGAGTAGCGTCTTTCTCTTCAAAATGAGCATTCAATTTATCCTTTCACATGTCTTCCTGTCCTCGTGATGATCATAAGTTAATTCTCGAGAAGCAGGTATGTCCTTTGAAGCAAAGAGCATTATGTGTGGAAATCTCTTGTCATCATGATCGTACAGGACGTTTTGAGCAAAAAGGTTAGGAGAACTACTATGATTGATAAATCTTCCCACATTCCCAGATTGTGTTGCGTCGATAATGTAGTCCCCATCAACTGAAATTGATTGTGAACGCCAAGGGATTGGTGAACCTTCTTCTTGAATACTACCGTTTTGATAGTTATCTCTATTGATTCTTCGTTTGGCTTCCTCATCATGAAGGATTTCTCCAATGTACTCGCATATAAAACTTCCTGAAGGAATATAAGATAGTGTTCTAACACCCCATCCCTTCAATTCAGTCTTGAAAATCTCTAGTTTGAAACGGCCATCAAGTTGGCTCACTCTATTCATGCAAGAGGAAGAGCACTTACATGAAGGACCACACTCATAAACAAGGGACTTCTTTTTAACAATACGTCCTTTGCTATCATATGATATTTCCCCTCCATTTCTCATGGCACAAAAACATTTGTTTGAATCCAAGCATCCATCTATGCAATCACAACCAATTGGTGTGAACAATTTGTAGAACTTTGGATAAATAATATTGGCTATGTAATGGAAAAATGGAGGTCTCTCATCATCTTCTGCATTCACTACACGAATGGGAAGCTTCTCTTTTCCTTGTGAAATATCATTCACACAAGAAATATTTGCATTCGCTGCACGAGAGGGAATCTTCTTTTTTCCCTGTGAAATATCATTCACACAAGAAATATTCTTCTGAGATTTAGACTTTCTCAATTTGCTGAATTCTTCCAAGGTAAGCTTTGGTTGTCCTAGAATCCTTTCGAAGGAAAACCTGAAGACAAGCTTACCAAATTTCCCTCTTTTTTGCCAATAATCCTTCACGAGGTACACGCCACAGTAGATGTATAAAGATTCTGAAGACCTTTTGAACCCACGAATTACCCTTACAGGTTTTCTAGCTTCTAAACTATTCTTCAAAGCAAGATTTCCACGTGTGAGTTTCTGATCTTTTGGTACCGTACATCCAACCCCTGGATTTCCAC contains these protein-coding regions:
- the LOC126719722 gene encoding histone-lysine N-methyltransferase, H3 lysine-9 specific SUVH5-like: MPSFWDFSLGCGKPVSTSSKIDAIQNLPRELTANVPHIDRSKIKDRNLAVKTLGSAAHSKKFNFPQSSHTSSGKYSPRSLREDFTPGCGKPISTSKIGVFNGKSSEECKQLISDDNYGRHAKKIYRNEEQEDVWSPKQSAFSEDSKANKSREQVEEVLKLHRKSFAAQQREQMEKEGKRNSTTARKVAMKLEMEGKWVNKSKRIGPVPGVEIGDVFYSAAEMNVIGLHHQFQGGIDFLKGLDGKLYATSILDSGRYDNVTKSFDSFTYTGQGGNPGVGCTVPKDQKLTRGNLALKNSLEARKPVRVIRGFKRSSESLYIYCGVYLVKDYWQKRGKFGKLVFRFSFERILGQPKLTLEEFSKLRKSKSQKNISCVNDISQGKKKIPSRAANANISCVNDISQGKEKLPIRVVNAEDDERPPFFHYIANIIYPKFYKLFTPIGCDCIDGCLDSNKCFCAMRNGGEISYDSKGRIVKKKSLVYECGPSCKCSSSCMNRVSQLDGRFKLEIFKTELKGWGVRTLSYIPSGSFICEYIGEILHDEEAKRRINRDNYQNGSIQEEGSPIPWRSQSISVDGDYIIDATQSGNVGRFINHSSSPNLFAQNVLYDHDDKRFPHIMLFASKDIPASRELTYDHHEDRKTCERIN